The genomic stretch GTTTTCATTAATATTAAATAAACCATGGTTATTCCCACATGTCAAGAAATTTCTCAGCACATTTTGCAAGGCCGTCAAACTTCTTGACTTAAAGCCACTTGGTTGTTATCAAGACGGCACCATGAAACTAGATGAACATGTCATAAGCAAGGCTATTATCCAGCGGTTTTCTGAAAAATGGCTCGACCATCTTCGTCTTGATGTGGCCATCGTAGGGGGCGGCCCCTCGGGATTGGTGGCAGCCTATCATCTCGCCATAAAGGGGCGGAAGGTGGCCCTTTTTGAGCGCAAGTTGAGCATCGGCGGCGGCATGTGGGGTGGCGGGATGATGTTTAATGAAATCGTGGTTCAAGAGGACGGCAAAGAGGTCCTTGATGAGCTAGGTATCTCCACGCTTCCCTTTCAGAGCGGATACTATACAGCAGACGCAGTGGAAGCCACAACAACTCTTGCTTCCAGGGCATGCCAGGCAGGCGCCAGGGTCTTCAACCTGATGAGTGTCGAAGACGTGATGATCCGTCAAACGGACAGCCCTGAATCGGTCAGGGTTGTTGGCCTGGTGGTTAACTGGACAGCAGTCGAAATGGCACA from Deltaproteobacteria bacterium encodes the following:
- a CDS encoding thiazole biosynthesis protein, translating into MKLDEHVISKAIIQRFSEKWLDHLRLDVAIVGGGPSGLVAAYHLAIKGRKVALFERKLSIGGGMWGGGMMFNEIVVQEDGKEVLDELGISTLPFQSGYYTADAVEATTTLASRACQAGARVFNLMSVEDVMIRQTDSPESVRVVGLVVNWTAVEMAQLHVDPLTVEARYTIDATGHATELMHLIERKSGAKLLTKTGKVVGEKSLWADVAEQSTLENTREAFPGVYVAGMAANATFGSYRMGPIFGGMLLSGKKAAELIIERLENNG